One genomic segment of Ferrimonas sp. YFM includes these proteins:
- a CDS encoding DUF3501 family protein, producing MSKLTRHQLWSLEEYAEQRPAFRHQVMEHKRFRQLMLGDHLRLTFEDEMTVRYQVQEMLRIERIFEGPAIQEELDAYNPLIPDGTNLKATMMLEYPNATERRQRLAQLAGIEHKIWLQVGENWCCYAIADEDLDRSDEHKTSSVHFLRFELSPEAILELKQGAALVIGVDHPQMDTGPIPVPDSVRDALAEDLSITYAS from the coding sequence ATGAGCAAGCTGACCCGACACCAGCTCTGGTCCCTGGAGGAGTACGCCGAGCAGCGCCCGGCCTTTCGCCACCAGGTGATGGAACATAAAAGATTTCGGCAACTGATGCTGGGAGACCACCTTAGGCTGACCTTTGAAGACGAGATGACCGTCCGCTACCAGGTGCAGGAGATGCTGCGCATCGAACGCATCTTCGAGGGACCGGCCATTCAGGAGGAACTGGACGCCTACAACCCGCTGATCCCCGACGGCACCAACCTCAAAGCCACCATGATGCTGGAGTACCCCAATGCCACCGAGCGGCGACAGCGCCTGGCTCAGTTGGCCGGTATTGAGCACAAGATATGGCTGCAGGTTGGTGAGAACTGGTGCTGCTATGCCATCGCCGATGAAGACCTGGACCGCAGCGACGAACATAAGACCTCCAGTGTCCACTTCCTGCGCTTCGAACTGTCACCGGAGGCGATACTGGAGCTCAAACAGGGCGCCGCTCTGGTGATCGGGGTTGACCACCCTCAGATGGACACCGGCCCCATCCCGGTTCCAGACTCGGTTCGGGATGCCCTGGCAGAGGATCTGTCCATTACCTACGCCAGCTGA